From Nguyenibacter vanlangensis, one genomic window encodes:
- a CDS encoding PLP-dependent aminotransferase family protein yields MFDGWLSLDRALDRADAVPLAEQIYRQVRDAVRAGRAPGDRRLPSSRVLARGLGVSRNTVNAAYELLRGEGLIVSRPGAAPVLAVPEAFSAPLAGPAAAVRLSRQGAALARDRHEADYVARGGRLRPGHPDPALFPRDEWAWAMRRAVRTLSGDGLLYGHVQGLPDLRRVLAEALAARRGLPVMPEQVHVVPTVQSALAMLGRCLLDEGETVWIEEPGYLGARAALGHGRLVPLPVDAEGADASRLTGVPKLVYVTPSHQYPTGVRMSLPRRLALLARARRAGALVLEDDYDSEFLWEGRQVPALGALAEQGEVITLGTVAKSLLPGLRLAWFVAPPALSARLAHAQANLGVMANVHAQAALAAFIDSGRYHRHLDHIGGVYRARGAEMVRAIRARCGDAVVVAPPVGGLQVLVRFAPDRDDRAVAARLARAGYSVPFLSGLYLSGRHSSGPNPGVPGRGILVGFAAATEEQADMFARALGDALACADGD; encoded by the coding sequence TTGTTCGACGGATGGCTGAGCCTGGACCGGGCACTGGACCGGGCGGACGCGGTGCCGCTGGCCGAGCAGATCTATCGCCAGGTGCGCGACGCGGTGCGGGCCGGGCGGGCGCCGGGGGATCGGCGGCTGCCCTCCTCGCGCGTGCTGGCGCGGGGGCTGGGCGTGTCGCGCAACACGGTGAATGCGGCCTATGAGCTGTTGCGGGGCGAGGGGCTGATCGTCTCGCGGCCGGGGGCGGCGCCGGTGCTGGCGGTGCCGGAGGCGTTTTCCGCCCCGCTGGCCGGTCCGGCGGCGGCGGTGCGCCTGTCGCGGCAGGGTGCGGCGCTGGCGCGGGACCGGCATGAGGCGGATTATGTCGCGCGCGGCGGGCGGCTGCGCCCCGGCCATCCGGACCCGGCTTTGTTCCCCCGGGACGAATGGGCGTGGGCGATGCGCCGGGCGGTGCGGACCTTGTCGGGCGACGGGTTGCTGTATGGCCACGTCCAGGGGCTGCCGGATTTGCGGCGGGTGCTGGCGGAGGCGCTGGCGGCGCGCCGGGGGCTGCCCGTGATGCCGGAGCAGGTGCATGTCGTGCCCACCGTGCAGTCGGCGCTGGCGATGCTGGGCCGGTGCCTGCTGGATGAAGGCGAGACGGTCTGGATCGAGGAGCCGGGCTATCTGGGCGCGCGGGCGGCGCTGGGGCATGGCCGGCTGGTGCCGCTGCCGGTCGATGCGGAGGGGGCGGACGCGTCCCGCCTGACCGGGGTGCCGAAGCTGGTCTATGTGACGCCGTCGCACCAGTACCCGACCGGGGTGCGGATGAGCCTGCCGCGCCGGCTGGCGCTGCTGGCCCGGGCGCGGCGGGCCGGGGCGCTGGTGCTGGAGGACGATTACGACAGCGAGTTCCTGTGGGAGGGGCGGCAGGTGCCGGCGCTGGGCGCGCTGGCGGAACAGGGGGAGGTGATCACCCTGGGCACCGTCGCGAAATCGTTGCTGCCGGGGCTGCGCCTGGCCTGGTTCGTCGCGCCGCCCGCCCTGTCGGCGCGGCTGGCCCATGCGCAGGCCAACCTTGGAGTGATGGCCAACGTGCATGCCCAGGCGGCGCTGGCGGCCTTCATCGACAGCGGCCGCTATCACCGGCATCTGGACCATATCGGCGGCGTCTATCGCGCACGGGGTGCTGAGATGGTGCGGGCGATCCGCGCGCGCTGCGGCGACGCGGTCGTGGTCGCGCCGCCGGTCGGGGGATTGCAGGTGCTGGTGCGCTTCGCGCCGGACCGGGACGACCGGGCCGTGGCCGCGCGGCTGGCGCGGGCGGGGTATAGCGTGCCGTTTCTGTCCGGGCTGTACCTGTCCGGCCGGCATTCGTCAGGGCCGAACCCGGGGGTGCCGGGACGGGGGATTCTGGTGGGGTTCGCCGCGGCGACCGAGGAACAGGCCGATATGTTCGCCCGGGCCCTGGGCGACGCGCTGGCCTGCGCCGATGGAGATTGA
- a CDS encoding response regulator yields MNDPCVLVVDDEPAIRRLLRTSLTAQSWRVVEAADGAGALKRAADSDPDVMLLDMGLPDRDGLEVIRLLRNGGSTLPIVVLSVRDDERGKVAALELGADDYVTKPFGMAELAARLRTALRHALQSEGTPPVFASGDLSVDLVRRRIMRGGEEVHLSPREWDILRLLVNHAGRVLTHRHILGQLWGAGGDVQQLRVYIRQIRQKLEQDPERPAHIVTETGVGYRLVSD; encoded by the coding sequence GTGAACGACCCCTGTGTGCTGGTCGTCGATGACGAGCCGGCGATCCGCCGCCTGCTGCGAACCAGCCTGACCGCCCAGTCGTGGCGGGTGGTCGAGGCGGCGGACGGCGCCGGCGCACTGAAGCGGGCGGCGGACAGCGATCCGGACGTCATGCTGCTGGATATGGGCCTGCCGGACCGGGACGGGCTGGAGGTGATCCGCCTGCTGCGCAATGGGGGATCCACGCTGCCGATCGTGGTGCTGTCGGTGCGCGACGACGAGCGGGGCAAGGTGGCGGCGCTGGAGCTGGGGGCGGATGATTACGTCACCAAGCCCTTCGGCATGGCCGAACTGGCGGCGCGGCTGCGCACCGCTCTGCGCCATGCCCTGCAGAGCGAGGGCACGCCGCCGGTTTTCGCCTCGGGCGATCTGAGCGTCGACCTGGTGCGGCGGCGGATCATGCGCGGCGGCGAGGAGGTGCACCTGTCGCCGCGCGAATGGGACATCCTGCGCCTGCTGGTCAACCATGCCGGGCGGGTGCTGACCCACCGGCACATCCTGGGGCAGCTTTGGGGCGCGGGCGGGGATGTGCAGCAATTGCGGGTCTATATACGGCAGATCCGCCAGAAGCTGGAGCAGGACCCGGAGCGGCCGGCGCATATCGTGACCGAGACGGGGGTCGGCTATCGCCTGGTGTCGGACTGA
- a CDS encoding S24 family peptidase, whose amino-acid sequence MPILTPSRYALLRLIAKAGSNLKAESLALGRNHAYLQQYIHKGTPQKLPEDVRDALGRRFGVSPNIFREDTDPNWEPPDPALLPGTGHAHDAGAAASAGRPRFATPHTPLAPPLGYAPFHPATRPFAPVDISAADMSPKRASAPDRNQDRDRDQDRDRDQDRDRDQDAPSRDGQFRIPEYNVAPQAGPGAMPAHIATEDGPQPTDHWSLPRRFLSAHTDNPEALVVLRVAGDSMEPDYQAGERVLVDTAHRTPSPPGVYVLWDGFGLVLKRLEIEYGSDDPVTVRIMSINPAYPTYTRSLDEVHINGRVVGKWVWK is encoded by the coding sequence ATGCCGATCCTCACCCCCTCCCGTTATGCCCTGCTCCGGCTGATCGCCAAGGCGGGCAGCAATCTGAAGGCGGAATCCCTCGCGCTGGGCCGCAACCACGCCTATCTGCAGCAATATATCCACAAGGGCACGCCCCAGAAGCTGCCCGAGGACGTGCGCGACGCGCTGGGCCGCCGCTTCGGGGTCAGCCCCAACATCTTCCGCGAGGACACCGACCCGAACTGGGAACCACCCGATCCCGCGCTCCTGCCGGGCACAGGCCATGCGCACGACGCCGGCGCGGCCGCGTCCGCCGGCCGCCCCCGCTTCGCCACCCCGCACACCCCGCTGGCGCCGCCGCTCGGTTATGCGCCGTTCCATCCGGCGACGCGCCCCTTCGCGCCGGTCGACATCTCCGCCGCAGACATGTCCCCCAAACGGGCATCGGCCCCCGATCGGAATCAGGACCGGGATCGGGATCAGGACCGGGATCGGGATCAGGACCGGGATCGGGATCAGGACGCGCCGTCCCGCGACGGCCAGTTCCGCATTCCCGAATACAATGTGGCGCCACAGGCGGGTCCCGGCGCCATGCCCGCCCATATCGCGACCGAGGACGGCCCCCAGCCCACCGACCATTGGTCGCTGCCGCGCCGCTTCCTCAGCGCCCACACCGACAATCCCGAGGCGCTGGTGGTGCTGCGGGTCGCCGGCGACAGCATGGAGCCCGACTACCAGGCCGGCGAACGCGTGCTGGTCGATACCGCGCACCGCACGCCCTCGCCGCCCGGGGTCTACGTGCTGTGGGACGGGTTCGGGCTGGTGCTGAAGCGGCTGGAAATCGAATATGGCTCGGACGATCCCGTCACCGTGCGGATCATGAGCATCAATCCCGCCTATCCGACCTATACCCGCTCGCTGGACGAGGTCCATATCAACGGCCGCGTGGTCGGGAAATGGGTCTGGAAATGA
- the arfB gene encoding alternative ribosome rescue aminoacyl-tRNA hydrolase ArfB, with product MPIAILPGLTLPDSEVTVSYILASGPGGQNVNKVATAAQLRFDAARSAALPERVRTRLLELAGSRATQDGVIVITARRFRTQLRNRQDAIERLAELIRQAAHRPAFRVATRPGRAARERRLQGKAHRAGIKRTRTTHYDE from the coding sequence ATGCCCATTGCGATCCTGCCCGGCCTCACGCTGCCCGATTCCGAGGTCACGGTCAGCTATATCCTCGCCTCGGGACCGGGCGGGCAGAACGTGAACAAGGTCGCCACCGCCGCCCAGCTCCGGTTCGACGCCGCCCGCTCGGCGGCGCTGCCCGAACGCGTCCGCACCCGCCTGCTCGAACTCGCCGGCAGCCGCGCGACCCAGGACGGCGTCATCGTCATCACCGCCCGGCGCTTCCGTACCCAGTTGCGCAACCGGCAGGACGCGATCGAGCGCCTGGCCGAACTGATCCGCCAGGCCGCCCACCGCCCCGCTTTCCGCGTCGCCACCCGCCCCGGCCGCGCCGCGCGCGAACGCAGGCTGCAAGGCAAGGCCCACCGCGCCGGCATCAAGCGCACCCGCACCACCCACTACGACGAGTAG
- a CDS encoding pyridoxamine 5'-phosphate oxidase family protein → MTSDHDTPARPAGLPPYAIARQGRRARYDAASVHAILDAGLVAHVGFVADGRPMVIPMAYGRDGDTLFIHGATTTRIIRGVAEDVAEDVAKDVQVCLTVTLIDGIVAARSAFHHSVNYRSVVVHGAARHVTDPAEHDHALRVITEHLLPGRWDEVRPMLAKERKATGVLAVRIAAASAKIRTGGPVDDDADYALPVWAGVLPVTTAIGRPIDDGRVAEDTPPPPSLAAARRKFA, encoded by the coding sequence ATGACGTCCGACCACGACACCCCGGCCCGCCCCGCCGGCCTGCCGCCCTACGCCATCGCGCGTCAGGGACGGCGCGCCCGCTACGACGCGGCGAGCGTGCATGCCATTCTCGACGCCGGACTGGTGGCGCATGTCGGGTTCGTGGCCGACGGCCGGCCGATGGTGATTCCCATGGCCTATGGCCGCGACGGCGATACGCTGTTCATCCACGGCGCGACCACCACCCGCATCATCCGCGGCGTGGCCGAGGACGTGGCCGAGGACGTGGCCAAGGACGTGCAGGTCTGCCTGACCGTCACCCTGATCGACGGCATCGTCGCCGCCCGCTCGGCCTTCCACCATTCGGTGAATTACCGCAGCGTGGTGGTCCATGGCGCCGCCCGCCACGTGACCGACCCGGCCGAACACGACCACGCGCTGCGCGTCATCACCGAACATCTGCTGCCCGGCCGGTGGGACGAGGTCCGGCCGATGCTGGCCAAGGAACGCAAGGCCACCGGCGTGCTGGCGGTGCGCATCGCCGCGGCCTCGGCCAAGATCCGCACCGGCGGCCCCGTGGATGACGACGCGGACTACGCCCTGCCGGTCTGGGCCGGCGTGCTGCCCGTCACCACCGCCATCGGCCGGCCCATCGATGACGGCCGCGTCGCCGAAGACACCCCGCCGCCTCCCTCCCTGGCCGCCGCCCGCCGCAAATTCGCCTGA
- a CDS encoding DUF1501 domain-containing protein — MSRPPIPAPPVLIPRRTALLGLGAAWTLGSASLALARPPGPARRDGRLVVVILRGALDGMAAVIPYGDPALAALRAPLVPPPPGQPGGMRDLGGFYGLHPALPVLHGFYAQGSLLPIHAVAGHYRSRSHFEAQDYMESGADTRLTSGWLNRAVGAMGGLPHGPDGAGLSVGLSTPLLLRGPTPIGSFDPLQAARPDDDLLARIAALNAPDPLTGPALRAGLRADTYSIRALSARERADAASSGMTAPGAPRPGTARPDPFLVLCHTAGTLLAAPDGPRVAALEIGGWDTHAAQMGRLSGPLRRLDAGLGVLRDALGPCWAHGAVLVMTEFGRTVRINGTAGTDHGTGTITLLAGGAVAGGRVGGTWPGLARGQLFENRDLAPTTDLRAVAMGVLRDHMGVPAHAMPRIFPGSAGIAPLAGLIRA, encoded by the coding sequence ATGTCCCGCCCCCCGATCCCGGCTCCGCCCGTCCTGATCCCCCGGCGCACCGCCCTGCTGGGGCTGGGCGCGGCCTGGACGCTGGGCTCCGCCTCGCTCGCCCTGGCGCGCCCGCCCGGCCCCGCCCGGCGGGACGGCCGGCTGGTCGTCGTCATCCTGCGCGGCGCGCTGGACGGCATGGCCGCCGTCATCCCCTATGGCGACCCCGCCCTGGCCGCCCTGCGCGCGCCGCTCGTCCCCCCGCCCCCGGGACAGCCCGGCGGCATGCGCGATCTGGGCGGATTCTACGGCCTGCATCCGGCCCTGCCGGTCCTGCACGGCTTCTATGCCCAGGGCAGCCTGCTGCCGATCCACGCCGTGGCCGGCCATTACCGCAGCCGCTCGCATTTCGAGGCCCAGGACTATATGGAAAGCGGCGCCGACACCCGCCTGACCAGCGGCTGGCTGAACCGCGCGGTGGGCGCCATGGGCGGGCTGCCGCACGGCCCGGACGGCGCGGGCCTGTCGGTCGGCCTGTCCACCCCGCTGCTGCTGCGCGGCCCCACCCCGATCGGCAGCTTCGACCCGCTGCAGGCCGCCCGTCCGGACGACGACCTGCTCGCCCGCATCGCGGCGCTGAATGCGCCCGACCCGCTGACCGGCCCCGCCCTGCGCGCCGGCCTGCGCGCCGACACCTATTCCATCCGCGCCTTGTCCGCCCGCGAACGGGCCGACGCCGCCTCGTCCGGAATGACCGCACCTGGTGCCCCCCGCCCGGGCACCGCGCGCCCCGACCCGTTCCTGGTCCTCTGCCATACGGCCGGCACCCTGCTGGCCGCTCCGGACGGCCCCCGCGTCGCGGCGCTGGAAATCGGCGGCTGGGACACGCATGCCGCGCAGATGGGCCGCCTATCCGGCCCGCTGCGGCGGCTCGATGCCGGGCTGGGCGTGCTGCGCGACGCGCTCGGCCCCTGCTGGGCCCACGGCGCCGTGCTGGTGATGACCGAATTCGGCCGCACCGTCCGCATCAACGGCACCGCCGGCACCGATCACGGCACGGGCACGATCACCCTGCTGGCCGGCGGCGCCGTCGCCGGCGGCCGGGTAGGCGGCACCTGGCCCGGCCTGGCCCGGGGACAGCTCTTCGAAAACCGCGACCTGGCCCCCACCACCGACCTGCGCGCGGTCGCCATGGGCGTGCTGCGCGACCATATGGGCGTCCCGGCCCACGCCATGCCCCGCATCTTCCCCGGCAGCGCCGGCATCGCCCCGCTTGCCGGACTGATCCGCGCCTGA
- a CDS encoding DUF1800 domain-containing protein — protein MQTQAMQAMIRFGLGRRGREPLPDDPAAWLREQLAAPDGARFPAGLSDSADGLIRLRTQRRTKQPGDPLVGPAFHADLLAQMTQCLASDQPFRERLAWFWTNHFTVSLRQGGTRAVIGPYVREAIRPHVTGRFSDMLLAVMRHPAMLMYLDNVSSIGPDSPAARRAARHGQLRGLNENLARECLELHTLSPAAGYTQQDVTSFAAILTGWTIDMRADRPGFAFRPDAHQPGVKILMGRDFPPGEAGGVQALSWLGTHPATYAHLATRLATHFIADVPPPAAIHAIAAALRQSGGDLGTASHALIARPEAWRPGTKLRQPFFYAVAALRALDPPLPGHAADGPAPDSGAAPHPPAAWLLADATRTMGQPPWDAPLPNGWSDRAADWAAPADLIARAEWAYRLAGHDVAAEADPLAIAQAGLGPLLRPATRAAIRHAGSRRDALTLLFTAPEFQRC, from the coding sequence ATGCAGACACAGGCGATGCAGGCCATGATCCGTTTCGGACTGGGCCGCCGGGGCCGGGAACCCCTGCCCGACGACCCGGCGGCCTGGCTGCGGGAGCAACTCGCCGCGCCGGACGGCGCGCGCTTTCCCGCCGGCCTGTCCGACAGCGCCGACGGGCTGATCCGCCTTCGCACCCAGCGGCGCACGAAACAGCCCGGCGACCCGCTGGTCGGTCCGGCCTTCCACGCCGACCTGCTGGCGCAGATGACGCAGTGCCTCGCCAGCGACCAGCCGTTCCGCGAAAGGCTGGCCTGGTTCTGGACCAACCATTTCACCGTCAGCCTGCGCCAGGGCGGCACCCGCGCCGTCATCGGCCCCTATGTGCGCGAGGCGATCCGCCCCCACGTCACCGGCCGGTTCTCCGACATGCTGCTGGCGGTCATGCGCCACCCGGCCATGCTCATGTATCTCGACAACGTCTCCTCGATCGGGCCCGACAGCCCGGCCGCCCGCCGCGCGGCCCGCCACGGCCAGCTCCGCGGCCTGAACGAGAACCTGGCCCGCGAATGCCTGGAACTGCACACGCTCTCGCCCGCCGCCGGCTATACCCAGCAGGACGTGACCAGCTTCGCCGCCATCCTGACCGGCTGGACGATCGACATGCGCGCCGACCGGCCCGGCTTCGCCTTCCGCCCCGACGCCCACCAGCCCGGCGTCAAGATCCTGATGGGCCGCGATTTCCCGCCGGGCGAGGCCGGCGGCGTCCAGGCCCTGTCCTGGCTGGGCACGCACCCCGCCACCTATGCCCATCTGGCAACCCGCCTGGCGACCCATTTCATCGCCGACGTCCCGCCCCCCGCCGCGATCCACGCCATCGCCGCCGCCTTGCGGCAGAGCGGCGGCGATCTCGGCACCGCATCGCATGCCCTGATCGCACGGCCCGAAGCCTGGCGCCCGGGCACCAAGCTGCGCCAGCCCTTCTTCTACGCCGTCGCCGCGCTGCGCGCCCTCGACCCGCCCTTGCCCGGCCACGCTGCGGACGGCCCGGCCCCCGATTCCGGGGCCGCTCCGCATCCTCCCGCCGCCTGGCTGCTGGCCGACGCCACCCGCACCATGGGCCAGCCGCCGTGGGACGCCCCGCTGCCCAACGGCTGGTCCGACCGGGCCGCGGACTGGGCCGCCCCGGCCGACCTGATCGCCCGCGCCGAATGGGCCTACCGCCTGGCCGGGCACGATGTCGCGGCCGAGGCCGACCCGCTGGCCATCGCTCAGGCCGGCCTGGGCCCGCTGCTGCGCCCGGCCACCCGCGCGGCGATCCGCCATGCCGGATCGCGCCGCGACGCGCTGACCCTGCTGTTCACCGCCCCGGAATTCCAGAGGTGCTGA
- a CDS encoding acyltransferase family protein, translated as MPDMDATMLTHARSTLLDTARTHFIAEPGVVGLYLSGTLASGDAEPHSDIDLRVVTEPAAHAGFVARRRDFPRLWDGFLFNEWLPGAQHCVSHFRPFTKIDIFYLNADDLRPSPWYALPTIVLHDPAGRIAALLAASRDLRFTITEDDVDFSISKALAAAHEAYRRIRRGHLLYAAALLDEMRLHMMQADDWLNDRPTLGMVQSKFDRRHSGMQMIGRIPGDGADRNAGIDLLRGLSILLVVIHHLALRIPLARTALAAILPATLLHALNWNGYSAVFLFFVISGFLITSHSIRRWGTLSAVDAPAFYRRRAMRILPCLIVLVAILSLLDLAHVPYYTITHPDQSLPRAILAVFGMHLNWYEGHTAYLPGGWDVLWSLSIEEAFYLAFPLFCRATARHAVLRAILFAALALSLPADYALLSHAPEIWREKAYLPGMAAIATGICAALIAPRAPLRHVPALGILGASMLGAILLWQPAIRQALGHATMLLLTLGSAMLLIAFDRGWGRATLPRIRALLWLRAYGRLSYEIYLTHMFLVFPAIALFHGLGAPIRYGWLWFLPVVPLAWLLGHATERLVTSPAERRLRSRFPFDPASIRPHPATR; from the coding sequence ATGCCGGACATGGACGCAACGATGCTGACGCATGCACGTTCGACCCTCCTGGACACAGCACGGACCCATTTCATCGCCGAACCGGGTGTCGTCGGCCTCTATCTCAGCGGCACGCTCGCCTCCGGCGACGCCGAGCCGCATTCCGACATCGACCTGCGCGTCGTCACCGAACCCGCCGCCCATGCCGGCTTCGTGGCCCGCCGCCGCGATTTTCCCCGGCTGTGGGACGGGTTCCTGTTCAACGAATGGCTGCCCGGCGCGCAGCACTGCGTCTCGCATTTCCGCCCCTTCACCAAGATCGACATCTTCTATCTGAACGCCGACGACCTCCGGCCCTCGCCCTGGTACGCCCTGCCCACCATCGTGCTGCACGATCCGGCCGGCCGGATCGCCGCCCTGCTCGCCGCCTCGCGCGACCTGCGCTTCACGATCACCGAAGACGATGTCGACTTCTCGATCAGCAAGGCCCTGGCGGCCGCCCACGAAGCCTATCGCCGCATCCGGCGCGGACACTTGCTCTATGCCGCAGCACTGCTCGACGAAATGCGGCTGCACATGATGCAGGCCGACGACTGGTTGAACGACCGGCCCACGCTCGGCATGGTCCAGTCCAAATTCGACCGACGTCATTCCGGGATGCAGATGATTGGGCGCATCCCGGGCGACGGCGCGGACCGCAATGCCGGTATCGACCTGCTGCGCGGCCTGTCGATCCTGCTCGTGGTGATCCACCACCTGGCGCTGCGCATTCCGCTGGCCCGCACGGCTCTCGCCGCCATCCTGCCGGCCACCCTGCTGCACGCGCTGAACTGGAACGGCTATTCCGCCGTCTTCCTCTTCTTCGTGATCTCGGGCTTTCTGATCACCAGCCACAGCATCCGGCGCTGGGGCACGCTCTCGGCCGTCGACGCGCCCGCCTTCTATCGCCGCCGCGCCATGCGCATCCTGCCCTGCCTCATCGTCCTGGTCGCGATCCTGTCGCTGCTCGATCTGGCCCACGTGCCGTACTACACGATCACCCATCCCGACCAATCGCTGCCGCGCGCCATCCTCGCCGTCTTCGGCATGCACCTGAACTGGTACGAGGGCCACACCGCCTATCTCCCCGGCGGCTGGGACGTCCTCTGGTCCCTGTCGATCGAGGAAGCCTTCTATCTCGCCTTTCCCCTGTTCTGCCGCGCCACCGCCCGGCACGCCGTCCTGCGCGCGATCCTCTTCGCCGCCCTGGCGCTCTCGCTGCCCGCCGACTATGCGCTGCTGTCGCATGCTCCCGAAATCTGGCGGGAAAAGGCCTATCTTCCCGGCATGGCCGCAATCGCCACCGGCATCTGCGCCGCCCTGATCGCCCCCCGCGCGCCCTTGCGCCACGTCCCGGCACTCGGCATCCTCGGGGCATCCATGCTCGGCGCAATCCTGCTCTGGCAACCGGCGATCCGCCAGGCGCTCGGTCACGCCACCATGCTGCTGCTCACGCTCGGCAGCGCGATGCTGCTGATCGCCTTCGACCGGGGCTGGGGCCGCGCCACCCTGCCGCGTATCCGCGCCCTTTTATGGCTGCGCGCCTATGGCCGCCTCAGCTACGAAATCTACCTGACGCACATGTTCCTGGTCTTTCCCGCCATCGCCCTGTTCCACGGCCTGGGCGCCCCGATCCGGTACGGCTGGCTCTGGTTTCTGCCGGTCGTGCCCCTCGCCTGGCTGCTCGGCCACGCCACCGAACGCCTCGTCACCAGCCCGGCCGAACGCCGGCTGCGCAGCCGCTTCCCCTTCGACCCCGCCTCTATCCGGCCCCATCCGGCAACGCGATAG
- a CDS encoding DUF3309 family protein, with protein sequence MLRTILLIVLILLLIGALPTWPYSSGWGYYPAGGLGLILLILIILVIAGGI encoded by the coding sequence ATGCTCAGGACCATCCTGCTGATCGTGCTCATCCTGCTGCTGATCGGCGCATTGCCCACATGGCCCTACAGTTCCGGCTGGGGGTACTACCCGGCCGGCGGCTTGGGGCTGATCCTGCTGATTCTCATCATCCTGGTGATCGCCGGCGGCATATAG